From the Tripterygium wilfordii isolate XIE 37 chromosome 6, ASM1340144v1, whole genome shotgun sequence genome, one window contains:
- the LOC119999348 gene encoding desumoylating isopeptidase 1, whose amino-acid sequence MAEEGYKVTLNVYDLSQGLARQLSTTFLGKVIEGIWHTGIVVYGNEYYFGGGISQAQAGTTPYGKPIKVVELGITHVPQDVFEMYLHEISPRYTAETYSLLTHNCNNFSNEVAQFLVGTTIPDYILQLPNEVMSSPMGALIMPMIQNLETTMKAGAVPQVPQFRPPMAANPLLSAATTVNSLAGSSATRDAPIKVADKVECGEKPTKPVEVKILEKTEPLGINEKVKSSSASMADPLGNARSKVQEEISREFAAIMATGTLRASEAAALATKRVMQRYGHLNLAVPQG is encoded by the exons ATGGCTGAG GAAGGGTACAAGGTCACCTTAAATGTGTATGACCTAAGCCAGGGACTTGCTCGGCAGCTCTCCACAACATTTCTGGGAAAAGTTATTGAGGGCATATG GCACACAGGGATCGTGGTTTATGGTAATGAATACTATTTTGGCGGAGGTATATCACAAGCGCAAGCTGGAACAACACCATACGGAAAACCAATTAAGGTGGTAGAGTTGGGCATCACCCACGTGCCGCAAGATGTATTTGAAATGTATTTGCATGAGATCAGCCCACGTTATACAGCTGAAACTTACAGTTTGCTCACTCACAATTGTAACAATTTTAGCAATGAGGTTGCTCAATTTTTAGTGGGTACCACCATCCCCGACTACATCCTGCAGCTCCCTAATGAAGTAATGAGCAGTCCAATGGGTGCCCTAATCA TGCCAATGATACAGAATTTGGAGACAACAATGAAGGCGGGTGCTGTCCCGCAAGTACCTCAATTTAGGCCTCCTATGGCAGCCAATCCTCTCCTGTCAGCAGCCACCACAGTAAACTCTTTGGCTGGGAGTTCAGCAACTAGAGATGCACCGATTAAAGTGGCTGATAAAGTGGAGTGTGGGGAGAAACCAACTAAGCCTGTAGAGGTTAAGATATTGGAGAAAACTGAGCCACTAGGCATAAATGAAAAGGTTAAGTCGTCATCAGCGAGTATGGCAGATCCGCTTGGAAATGCTCGGAGCAAGGTGCAAGAGGAGATAAGCCGTGAATTTGCAGCGATAATGGCAACAGGTACGTTGCGAGCAAGTGAGGCTGCAGCTCTTGCTACAAAGAGAGTGATGCAGCGCTATGGGCATCTGAATCTTGCAGTGCCTCAAGGTTAG
- the LOC119999432 gene encoding uncharacterized vacuolar membrane protein YML018C-like, protein MRREVWRWITGLIYIVAVAAIWIAASFVVQSVVEAGVSPFLITYICNSLFVVYIPIVEIGRYLEDTYGSFFPWKNRKCEPEQELGESEQAVLLGAGELVAKVEKSMTQAEFVEGGQINQYRSVDLRGELVSNELDLPDQIQVDEDAGKGIDEKGRWTRARVAKVSLLICPFWFLAQLTFNLSLKYTTVTSNTILSSASSLFTFLVSLAFLGEKFTWVKLISVLLCMAGTIIVSLGDSGTSLTEIASSPLLGDILALVSAGLYAVYITLIRKKLPDDDGKNGHASMAQFLGFLGLFNLFIFLPVVLILNFLKLEPLGVLTWKQFGLIVGKGLLDNVLSDYLWAKAILLTTTTVATAGLTIQVPLAAIVDSLRGHAPHLTGYLGALAIMTGFVGINIPPDACGGSKEANLELENDGMGFTDQNHASLVGQDSAATC, encoded by the exons ATGAGGAGAGAGGTTTGGAGATGGATCACAGGTTTGATATACATTGTTGCTGTTGCGGCCATATGGATAGCTGCCAGTTTTGTTGTTCAATCGGTTGTAGAAGCAGGTGTTTCCCCGTTTCTCATCACATACATTTGCAATTCATTGTTTGTGGTGTACATTCCAATAGTTGAAATCGGGCGCTATTTAGAGGATACATATGGTAGTTTTTTTCCCTGGAAGAATAGAAAGTGTGAACCCGAGCAAGAATTGGGAGAATCAGAACAGGCCGTTCTTCTTGGAGCGGGTGAGCTGGTTGCAAAAGTGGAGAAGTCAATGACTCAGGCAGAATTTGTGGAAGGGGGACAAATTAATCAGTATAGAAGTGTTGATTTGAGGGGAGAACTTGTATCAAATGAGCTTGACTTGCCTGATCAAATTCAAGTTGATGAAGATGCTGGTAAAGGCATTGATGAAAAAGGGCGGTGGACACGTGCAAGAGTGGCGAAGGTCAGCCTGCTGATATGCCCCTTTTGGTTTTTGGCGCAGCTGACTTTTAATCTATCTCTGAAGTATACTACAGTAACG TCAAATACCATCTTAAGCAGTGCATCCagccttttcacatttttggtgTCTCTGGCATTTTTGGGAGAGAAGTTTACTTGGGTGAAGCTTATAAGTGTTCTTCTTTGCATGGCGGGAACCATAATTGTCAGCCTTGGTGATTCAGGAACGAGTTTAACTGAAATTGCTTCAAGTCCTCTTCTTGGAGACATTCTTGCTCTTGTCTCAGCTGGATTGTATGCAGTGTATATCACCCTTATTCGCAAGAAGTTACCTGATGATGATGGAAAAAATGGTCATGCCAGTATGGCTCAGTTCCTTGGATTTCTTGGGCTTTTCAACctcttcattttccttcctgTTGTCCTGATACTTAATTTTTTGAAGCTTGAGCCCCTTGGTGTCCTTACATGGAAGCAGTTTGGCCTAATTGTTGGCAAAG GTTTGTTAGATAACGTGCTGAGTGATTATTTATGGGCCAAGGCGATACTTCTGACAACCACCACTGTAGCAACGGCTGGTCTTACCATTCAGGTCCCATTGGCAGCTATTGTTGATTCGCTAAGAGGTCATGCCCCACATCTCACAGGTTACCTTGGTGCTTTAGCTATTATGACTGGGTTTGTCGGCATCAATATTCCCCCTGATGCTTGTGGTGGCTCAAAAGAAGCCAATCTTGAGTTGGAGAATGATGGGATGGGTTTTACTGATCAAAACCATGCCTCTTTGGTAGGTCAGGACAGTGCTGCTACCTGTTAG
- the LOC120000365 gene encoding uncharacterized protein LOC120000365 isoform X1, with translation MSLRFQHLRQILRFLPCFCWGNHYQQYKLAKSFSAQSFALLPHAFDKIYSGTAERGSHSRRYSTIPKGSKQSSHVDDILSFIKSALNEPEGPHHCWLNKIEGDEQFSKRDGTFMVLAGRILDSSQMVGGEFCDPVSMFEKVKALQQRLPHLSVMGFQPGYSISSAADRTDLFQLIMKEYITFPILLSRKNFFEIENGICFILFKDFRNPLVFNEKSLDVETLIKAVEGLNTQDNKNFSALLQSSWVKLDEGPKESQLCFSMQNLLLYFPGCISTDEGGERLFLSDSNHHRIIIFDGNGNILDCIGSCPGFEDGDFESAKMARPAASFYDEDDDCLYIVDSENHAIRRADLVRRVLETLYPTSDVSKGNGSLWSWITNKLGFGINAVKKPEEFDSQSLLFPWHLLKSGNVFIIINRSFEMSWVMDVASGEIKQIFKGFPKILEFCGEMIMEKLSLLNQMPCEWLEQQTDGCFLLKGYPYAGLISSFTTFQNQIVMCDTVGQRVLKLSRESGVCSDFQFSNFGILGLPYWFNVPLERVYAAAKGLCVAETHHLQRIDLLPGRVDMQLNVDIPLDFELIEPLNKSCIWQQARGAATVFTGAEGVVGSTEKVGVAQQFYDELDNLAFSDPVEELNVADTDAISDLKTPDDLVHIDCTVNTSPGESEVIISAALYLRLRSPNLKEESQEKYAARIADILNPDGGIDRDSCIAFLLKSKRDLRDLIFMKPLHVRIKLVCLGHPKAHGNSKEIVVTHSSINFGNIT, from the exons ATGTCTCTTCGATTTCAACATTTGAGGCAAATTTTAAGGTTCCTGCCCTGCTTCTGCTGGG GGAACCATTATCAACAATATAAGCTAGCCAAAAGCTTCTCGGCTCAATCTTTTGCCCTTCTGCCTCATGCATTTGACAAAATCTACTCAGGAACTGCAGAGAGAGGTTCTCATTCTCGCAG GTACTCAACAATACCCAAAGGTTCAAAACAGTCTTCACATGTTGATGATATCTTATCCTTCATCAAATCTGCTCTTAATGAACCTGAAG GTCCTCACCATTGTTGGTTGAATAAAATTGAGGGAGATGAACAGTTTTCAAAGAGAGATGGAACCTTTATGGTACTTGCTGGACGGATCCTTGACAGTTCTCAAATGGTGGGTGGTGAGTTTTGTGACCCAGTAAGTATGTTTGAGAAAGTAAAGGCTCTTCAACAGAG GTTGCCTCATCTCTCTGTGATGGGCTTTCAGCCTGGTTATTCAATTTCCTCAGCCGCTGATAGAACTGATCTGTTTCAATTGATTATGAAGGAGTACATCACGTTTCCCATTTTATTATCTAGGAAGAATTTTTTTGAG ATTGAAAATGGCATATGCTTCATTTTATTTAAAGATTTCAGAAATCCTTTAGTTTTCAACGAGAAGAGCTTGGATGTTGAAACGCTGATTAAAG CTGTCGAGGGGTTAAACACACAAGACAATAAAAACTTTAGTGCGCTTTTGCAAAGCTCTTGGGTAAAACTAGATGAGGGCCCTAAAGAATCACAGTTATGTTTTTCTATGCAGAACTTACTTCTTTACTTCCCAG GATGTATCTCCACAGATGAAGGTGGTGAACGCTTGTTTCTCTCTGACAGCAATCATCATCGCATAATCATATTTGATGGCAATGGAAACATTCTGGATTGT ATTGGTTCTTGTCCAGGGTTTGAAGATGGCGATTTCGAATCTGCTAAGATGGCGCGCCCTGCAGCTTCGTtttatgatgaagatgatgattgcCTATATATTGTAGACTCTGAG AACCATGCCATCAGGAGAGCTGATTTGGTAAGGCGCGTTCTGGAGACACTTTATCCAACATCTGACGTCAGTAAAGGAAATGGTAGTTTATGGAGCTGGATCACCAATAAGCTGGGTTTCGGAATAAATGCTGTTAAGAAACCTGAAGAATTTGACTCCCAATCACTACTGTTTCCTTGGCATCTGTTGAAGTCGGGTAACGTCTTCATAATTATTAATCGAAG CTTTGAGATGTCTTGGGTCATGGATGTGGCTTCGGGAGAGataaaacaaattttcaaag GATTTCCGAAGATTTTGGAGTTTTGTGGAGAGATGATTATGGAGAAACTATCCCTTTTGAATCAGATGCCATGTGAATGGTTGGAACAGCAGACTGATGGTTGCTTTTTGTTGAAGGGGTATCCATATGCTGGTCTTATATCTTCCTTCACCACCTTCCAAAATCAAATAGTCATGTGTGACACAG TTGGACAGAGGGTTTTGAAACTGAGTAGAGAATCTGGAGTCTGTTCAGATTTCCAGTTTTCAAACTTTGGGATCCTTGGTTTACCTTATTGGTTTAATGTtcctttggagagagtttatgCTGC TGCCAAAGGCCTTTGTGTTGCTGAGACTCACCATCTTCAACGCATTGATTTGTTGCCAG GTAGGGTTGACATGCAGTTAAATGTAGATATCCCTTTGGATTTCGAGCTTATTGAACCATTGAATAAAAGCTGCATATGGCAACAGGCTAGAGGGGCTGCTACTGTTTTTACTGGAGCTGAGGGTGTTGTGGGATCCACTGAGAAG GTTGGTGTTGCCCAGCAGTTTTATGACGAGTTGGATAATCTGGCCTTCTCAGACCCCGTAGAAGAACTAAATGTCGCAGATACTGATGCCATTTCAGATTTGAAAACTCCAGATGACTTAGTTCATATTGACTGTACTGTCAATACAAGTCCTGGAGAGAGTGAG GTGATTATTTCTGCGGCTTTGTATCTAAGGCTTAGAAGTCCCAATTTAAAAGAAGAAAGTCAAGAAAAATATGCGGCAAGAATAGCAGATATTTTGAACCCAGATGGAGGAATAGACAGAGACTCATGCATCGCGTTCTTGTTAAAATCGAAGCGCGATTTGAGGGATCTCATTTTCATGAAACCTCTTCATGTTCGGATAAAGCTGGTTTGTCTTGGTCACCCGAAAGCACATGGTAATTCAAAAGAAATCGTGGTAACTCACTCTTCAATTAATTTCGGTAATATCACTTGA
- the LOC120000365 gene encoding uncharacterized protein LOC120000365 isoform X2: MHLTKSTQELQREVLILAGPHHCWLNKIEGDEQFSKRDGTFMVLAGRILDSSQMVGGEFCDPVSMFEKVKALQQRLPHLSVMGFQPGYSISSAADRTDLFQLIMKEYITFPILLSRKNFFEIENGICFILFKDFRNPLVFNEKSLDVETLIKAVEGLNTQDNKNFSALLQSSWVKLDEGPKESQLCFSMQNLLLYFPGCISTDEGGERLFLSDSNHHRIIIFDGNGNILDCIGSCPGFEDGDFESAKMARPAASFYDEDDDCLYIVDSENHAIRRADLVRRVLETLYPTSDVSKGNGSLWSWITNKLGFGINAVKKPEEFDSQSLLFPWHLLKSGNVFIIINRSFEMSWVMDVASGEIKQIFKGFPKILEFCGEMIMEKLSLLNQMPCEWLEQQTDGCFLLKGYPYAGLISSFTTFQNQIVMCDTVGQRVLKLSRESGVCSDFQFSNFGILGLPYWFNVPLERVYAAAKGLCVAETHHLQRIDLLPGRVDMQLNVDIPLDFELIEPLNKSCIWQQARGAATVFTGAEGVVGSTEKVGVAQQFYDELDNLAFSDPVEELNVADTDAISDLKTPDDLVHIDCTVNTSPGESEVIISAALYLRLRSPNLKEESQEKYAARIADILNPDGGIDRDSCIAFLLKSKRDLRDLIFMKPLHVRIKLVCLGHPKAHGNSKEIVVTHSSINFGNIT; encoded by the exons ATGCATTTGACAAAATCTACTCAGGAACTGCAGAGAGAGGTTCTCATTCTCGCAG GTCCTCACCATTGTTGGTTGAATAAAATTGAGGGAGATGAACAGTTTTCAAAGAGAGATGGAACCTTTATGGTACTTGCTGGACGGATCCTTGACAGTTCTCAAATGGTGGGTGGTGAGTTTTGTGACCCAGTAAGTATGTTTGAGAAAGTAAAGGCTCTTCAACAGAG GTTGCCTCATCTCTCTGTGATGGGCTTTCAGCCTGGTTATTCAATTTCCTCAGCCGCTGATAGAACTGATCTGTTTCAATTGATTATGAAGGAGTACATCACGTTTCCCATTTTATTATCTAGGAAGAATTTTTTTGAG ATTGAAAATGGCATATGCTTCATTTTATTTAAAGATTTCAGAAATCCTTTAGTTTTCAACGAGAAGAGCTTGGATGTTGAAACGCTGATTAAAG CTGTCGAGGGGTTAAACACACAAGACAATAAAAACTTTAGTGCGCTTTTGCAAAGCTCTTGGGTAAAACTAGATGAGGGCCCTAAAGAATCACAGTTATGTTTTTCTATGCAGAACTTACTTCTTTACTTCCCAG GATGTATCTCCACAGATGAAGGTGGTGAACGCTTGTTTCTCTCTGACAGCAATCATCATCGCATAATCATATTTGATGGCAATGGAAACATTCTGGATTGT ATTGGTTCTTGTCCAGGGTTTGAAGATGGCGATTTCGAATCTGCTAAGATGGCGCGCCCTGCAGCTTCGTtttatgatgaagatgatgattgcCTATATATTGTAGACTCTGAG AACCATGCCATCAGGAGAGCTGATTTGGTAAGGCGCGTTCTGGAGACACTTTATCCAACATCTGACGTCAGTAAAGGAAATGGTAGTTTATGGAGCTGGATCACCAATAAGCTGGGTTTCGGAATAAATGCTGTTAAGAAACCTGAAGAATTTGACTCCCAATCACTACTGTTTCCTTGGCATCTGTTGAAGTCGGGTAACGTCTTCATAATTATTAATCGAAG CTTTGAGATGTCTTGGGTCATGGATGTGGCTTCGGGAGAGataaaacaaattttcaaag GATTTCCGAAGATTTTGGAGTTTTGTGGAGAGATGATTATGGAGAAACTATCCCTTTTGAATCAGATGCCATGTGAATGGTTGGAACAGCAGACTGATGGTTGCTTTTTGTTGAAGGGGTATCCATATGCTGGTCTTATATCTTCCTTCACCACCTTCCAAAATCAAATAGTCATGTGTGACACAG TTGGACAGAGGGTTTTGAAACTGAGTAGAGAATCTGGAGTCTGTTCAGATTTCCAGTTTTCAAACTTTGGGATCCTTGGTTTACCTTATTGGTTTAATGTtcctttggagagagtttatgCTGC TGCCAAAGGCCTTTGTGTTGCTGAGACTCACCATCTTCAACGCATTGATTTGTTGCCAG GTAGGGTTGACATGCAGTTAAATGTAGATATCCCTTTGGATTTCGAGCTTATTGAACCATTGAATAAAAGCTGCATATGGCAACAGGCTAGAGGGGCTGCTACTGTTTTTACTGGAGCTGAGGGTGTTGTGGGATCCACTGAGAAG GTTGGTGTTGCCCAGCAGTTTTATGACGAGTTGGATAATCTGGCCTTCTCAGACCCCGTAGAAGAACTAAATGTCGCAGATACTGATGCCATTTCAGATTTGAAAACTCCAGATGACTTAGTTCATATTGACTGTACTGTCAATACAAGTCCTGGAGAGAGTGAG GTGATTATTTCTGCGGCTTTGTATCTAAGGCTTAGAAGTCCCAATTTAAAAGAAGAAAGTCAAGAAAAATATGCGGCAAGAATAGCAGATATTTTGAACCCAGATGGAGGAATAGACAGAGACTCATGCATCGCGTTCTTGTTAAAATCGAAGCGCGATTTGAGGGATCTCATTTTCATGAAACCTCTTCATGTTCGGATAAAGCTGGTTTGTCTTGGTCACCCGAAAGCACATGGTAATTCAAAAGAAATCGTGGTAACTCACTCTTCAATTAATTTCGGTAATATCACTTGA
- the LOC120000785 gene encoding CLAVATA3/ESR (CLE)-related protein TDIF — MDIEPLWTLGGWFLLFINCMAKTAPSSSSSETSTKSNTPLLFLLLLLLVFVLLTISPKSNPINPTNSNTLRRRLLSEHPSESSSPTTASTMKLHPKHDATTAQKSRSREFGAAAHEVPSGPNPISNR; from the coding sequence ATGGATATTGAACCCTTGTGGACTCTTGGGGGgtggtttctcttattcatcAATTGCATGGCTAAAACtgcaccatcatcatcatcatcggagACCAGTACTAAATCCAACACTCCTCTtcttttcctcctcctcctcctcctagtCTTTGTTTTGCTCACTATTAGTCCTAAATCCAACCCCATAAACCCTACCAATTCCAACACTTTGCGGCGACGGCTTTTATCTGAACATCCATCGGAGTCATCATCGCCTACCACTGCTTCAACAATGAAATTGCACCCAAAACACGATGCTACAACTGCTCAGAAGTCACGTAGCAGAGAATTTGGAGCCGCGGCTCATGAGGTTCCAAGTGGTCCGAACCCTATCTCAAACAGGTAA
- the LOC120000596 gene encoding dihydroxy-acid dehydratase, chloroplastic-like translates to MLQRTTNPSQRAFSLPRFVDCKRSGEGGVNIPKISGLKFNPSSSLFSARSATTPITIFKPLNPLHGAQSRTRLPKSSPNSLQIIAQSPPSVTAVPSSATAGTSSIDLKLNKYSSRVTEPKSQGGSQAVLHGVGLSEEDMSKPQIGISSVLYEGNTCNMLLLSLSEAVKLGMREAGFVGFRFNTVGVSDAISMGTRDARHNYRNGAAQSAKHHDLRWNHQARSF, encoded by the exons ATGTTGCAGAGAACAACAAACCCAAGCCAGAGAGCTTTTTCGTTACCTAGATTCGTCGATTGTAAGAGATCCGGAGAGGGAGGGGTGAATAT TCCAAAAATATCGGGCCTGAAATTTAACCCAAGCTCATCTCTATTCTCTGCAAGAAGCGCCACTACTCCCATCACCATATTCAAACCACTTAACCCACTCCATGGGGCCCAATCCCGGACCCGCCTTCCTAAGTCGTCGCCCAATTCTCTCCAAATCATCGCCCAGTCGCCTCCGTCTGTGACCGCTGTGCCTTCATCCGCCACCGCCGGCACCTCCAGTATTGATCTTAAGCTCAACAAGTATAGTTCCCGCGTTACGGAGCCCAAGTCCCAGGGCGGGTCCCAAGCCGTACTCCATGGCGTTGGTTTATCCGAGGAGGACATGTCGAAGCCCCAGATCGGTATCTCATCGGTGTTGTATGAGGGCAATACCTGCAATATGCTTCTTTTGAGTCTATCGGAGGCGGTGAAGCTGGGGATGCGGGAGGCTGGCTTTGTTGGGTTCAGGTTCAACACTGTGGGAGTTAGTGATGCCATTTCGATGGGGACTAGAG ATGCCAGACACAATTATCGCAATGGGGCAGCTCAATCGGCCAAGCATCATGATCTACGGTGGAACCATCAAG CCAGGTCATTTTAG
- the LOC120000961 gene encoding uncharacterized protein LOC120000961 isoform X2 encodes MASITEAGWESRLEDGAPPDNRPRIESGYGGDKSVREGGDDGGIPDYDDDSDDDSKVPKELYEMYCKQVKESECFDVIDMGELLWIGMVKRQNVDHEPTRKFATPLAEMAIKQFNEKEAQVHCGIDRDEVKFCRLKPPPTNEQGTEHEQVGQAPTCC; translated from the exons ATGGCGAGCATCACCGAAGCAGGATGGGAGTCCAGATTGGAGGATGGCGCGCCTCCAGACAACAGGCCTAGAATCGAATCCGGTTACGGTGGCGACAAATCTGTTCGTGAAGGTGGAGACGATGGAGGCATACCTGATTACGATGACGACTCTGATGACGATTCTAAGGTGCCCAAAGAATTATATGAGATGTATTGTAAACAGGTCAAGGAGAGCGAG TGTTTTGATGTCATAGACATGGGCGAGCTCTTATGGATTGGTATGGTTAAACGTCAGAATGTTGATCATGAACCAACTCGCAAGTTTGCCACTCCTTTGGCAGAGATGGCAATAAAGCAGTTCAACGAGAAagag GCTCAGGTGCACTGCGGAATAGATAGAGATGAGGTGAAATTTTGCAGGCTGAAACCCCCACCCACCAATGAGCAAG GTACTGAGCATGAGCAGGTTGGGCAAGCCCCTACTTGTTGCTGA
- the LOC120000961 gene encoding uncharacterized protein LOC120000961 isoform X1: MASITEAGWESRLEDGAPPDNRPRIESGYGGDKSVREGGDDGGIPDYDDDSDDDSKVPKELYEMYCKQVKESECFDVIDMGELLWIGMVKRQNVDHEPTRKFATPLAEMAIKQFNEKENATFEFVRLVTLTSRVVEGALLYITFEAKDAYAQIKTFQAQVHCGIDRDEVKFCRLKPPPTNEQGTEHEQVGQAPTCC, translated from the exons ATGGCGAGCATCACCGAAGCAGGATGGGAGTCCAGATTGGAGGATGGCGCGCCTCCAGACAACAGGCCTAGAATCGAATCCGGTTACGGTGGCGACAAATCTGTTCGTGAAGGTGGAGACGATGGAGGCATACCTGATTACGATGACGACTCTGATGACGATTCTAAGGTGCCCAAAGAATTATATGAGATGTATTGTAAACAGGTCAAGGAGAGCGAG TGTTTTGATGTCATAGACATGGGCGAGCTCTTATGGATTGGTATGGTTAAACGTCAGAATGTTGATCATGAACCAACTCGCAAGTTTGCCACTCCTTTGGCAGAGATGGCAATAAAGCAGTTCAACGAGAAagag AATGCGACTTTTGAGTTTGTGAGGCTTGTGACTCTAACCTCAAGGGTTGTCGAGGGTGCCCTCTTATACATTACCTTTGAAGCAAAGGATGCTTACGCTCAAATTAAAACCTTCCAGGCTCAGGTGCACTGCGGAATAGATAGAGATGAGGTGAAATTTTGCAGGCTGAAACCCCCACCCACCAATGAGCAAG GTACTGAGCATGAGCAGGTTGGGCAAGCCCCTACTTGTTGCTGA
- the LOC120000597 gene encoding aquaporin SIP1-1-like, protein MAAVKAAIGDAVLTSLWVFSLPCRGVLSSMAVRFLGVQGLSLPRLFITTIVTSVFVLTFNVAGSAMGGASLNPATTISSYATGHKPKWSLLFMAVRFPAQAAGAVGGAKAILQFIPTQYKHMIKGPALKVDLHTGAGAVVFDFLEIF, encoded by the coding sequence ATGGCTGCAGTAAAGGCAGCCATAGGAGATGCAGTTTTGACCTCTCTATGGGTATTCAGTTTGCCATGCCGGGGCGTTTTATCGTCAATGGCGGTGAGGTTTCTGGGCGTTCAGGGCCTGTCACTTCCTAGGCTCTTCATCACAACAATTGTAACAAGTGTTTTTGTGTTGACATTTAACGTCGCCGGCAGTGCAATGGGAGGTGCAAGCCTCAATCCAGCCACTACAATCTCATCCTATGCAACAGGCCATAAACCAAAGTGGTCTCTCCTGTTCATGGCTGTCCGATTTCCGGCTCAGGCAGCCGGTGCAGTTGGTGGGGCCAAGGCAATTCTGCAATTCATTCCAACACAATACAAACACATGATTAAAGGGCCTGCATTGAAGGTGGATTTGCACACTGGAGCTGGAGCTGTAGTTTTCGACTTTTTGGAAATATTCTAG
- the LOC119999652 gene encoding uncharacterized protein LOC119999652 has protein sequence MNGVSASPPSSLCRLQSKTQIDYCSNRLTSVAFVSRSPSPLNVNFSGLSHEARGRLMVSCNSSTRPGGLGSGDSDSKGVLDAFFLGKALAEALTERIESTVGEFFSTVGRLQAEQQKQVQDFQEEVLERAKKAKERAAREAMEAQGLVYKSTDGVVPGSSPDSPPRTTLSPSSDAAETGVDSPTNTGYQAQGQPVLEASNDV, from the exons ATGAATGGGGTTTCAGCTTCCCCACCTTCTTCTCTATGTCGTCTTCAATCTAAAACGCAAATCGACTACTGCAGCAATCGATTGACCTCCGTTGCTTTTGTTTCTCGCAGTCCAAGTCCATTGAATGTCAATTTCAGCGGCCTTAGTCATGAAGCAAGAGGAAGGTTGATGGTATCATGCAATAGCAGCACCAGGCCTGGCGGTCTTGGTTCCG GGGATAGTGACAGCAAGGGTGTTCTGGATGCATTTTTCTTGGGAAAGGCTCTTGCAGAGGCACTAACTGAACGCATTGAGTCCACCGTTGGGGAGTTCTTTAGTACTGTTGGCAGGTTGCAAGCTGAGCAACAAAAGCAAGTACAGGACTTCCAG GAAGAAGTGTTGGAAAGGGCTAAAAAAGCTAAGGAAAGAGCAGCACGTGAGGCCATGGAGGCGCAGGGGCTCGTCTATAAATCAACTGATGGTGTAGTTCCAGGTTCCAGTCCAGATTCACCCCCAAGGACAACTCTCTCCCCATCCTCTGATGCTGCTGAGACAGGAGTTGATTCTCCTACCAACACAGGTTATCAAGCACAGGGGCAGCCTGTTTTAGAAGCATCAAATGATGTTTGA